Within the Chthoniobacterales bacterium genome, the region CCAACTGTGAAATCGGAATTTGGTTTAAGGGGGAAGGTTACATCCTGGGCGAGGCCGAAAAAGTTTTTCACCGGGCGGGGGATTTGTTTCTGGCTGGCCCCGGGGTCTCCCACGCTTCCCAGATCACCCGCTATCCGGTGCGGTTCACCACCGTGCATTTTTCCCCTTCGCTGCTTCTGGACATGGGGCCGGATACGGATGGGTTGCGGGCCCTCCGGCGGTTTACTGCCCGGCAAACGCTGGCCCAACGCGCGGTGCGCCCGCCGCCGCGCCTGCGAAAGCAGTTCACCACTATGTTCGGCCAAATTGCGCAGGAATGGGAGTCCCGGCGGGTCGGTCGTGAATTCCGGCTGCGCACCCTGCTATTGGAGCAGTTGGTGTTATTGCTGCGCTGGGAGGAGGAGGCCGGTTGCCAGGTGGGCGCGGAAGGCATGGAGGTGGAATGGCAGCCGATTGCGCGGGCACTGGCCTACCTGCGCGAGCATTATGCCGACTCTATCTACTCCAAGGAAGTGGCCGGCGTGGCGGGAGTGAGCGAAACGCGGCTCAAGGTGCTGTTTCGCGAAGCCCTGGGCATGACCTGGGTGAAATATCTGCAGGTTTACCGCATTCACCGGGCAGCGGCCCTGATGGGGGGAGCGCATCGCAACGTGACCGAGGCGGCCTTTGCCGTGGGGTTCGAAAGCCTGAGCCACTTCAACACCGTCTTCCAGAAGTGCATGGGCGTATCGCCCAAACAATGGCTGCAGCGGACCGCCAAGGCGGGAACCGCAACAATTCCCGGCACGACCAAGTCGGCCCGGAAAGCGCACTGA harbors:
- a CDS encoding helix-turn-helix domain-containing protein: MTSLHDLNWLADAPEERLPLSESSPVWVRQGVVRAENAPTILPHCHTNCEIGIWFKGEGYILGEAEKVFHRAGDLFLAGPGVSHASQITRYPVRFTTVHFSPSLLLDMGPDTDGLRALRRFTARQTLAQRAVRPPPRLRKQFTTMFGQIAQEWESRRVGREFRLRTLLLEQLVLLLRWEEEAGCQVGAEGMEVEWQPIARALAYLREHYADSIYSKEVAGVAGVSETRLKVLFREALGMTWVKYLQVYRIHRAAALMGGAHRNVTEAAFAVGFESLSHFNTVFQKCMGVSPKQWLQRTAKAGTATIPGTTKSARKAH